Proteins co-encoded in one Leucobacter exalbidus genomic window:
- a CDS encoding class II aldolase/adducin family protein, whose amino-acid sequence MSEELTAADLIAQLIEVGRDAVGRGLVLASAGNLSARVSDTEFVVSGSGTWLDRLQPSDFATLALDPAETGAARDGEIKPSSEWKLHHRAYLARPDITCVLHLHPRTAVVMASLNKPVRMLTLDHAYYLGSIGVTPFFHNGTEELANTAADALREHNCVIMQHHGCSVVADSVDMAYRRALNLEDAAQASALALQLGDTDTVFPDTGAAHA is encoded by the coding sequence GTGAGCGAAGAACTAACTGCAGCCGACCTGATCGCACAACTGATTGAGGTGGGCCGCGATGCGGTGGGCCGCGGTCTCGTACTCGCGAGCGCAGGCAATCTGTCAGCGCGCGTGAGTGACACCGAGTTCGTCGTCTCGGGTAGCGGCACCTGGCTTGATCGGTTGCAGCCCAGCGATTTTGCGACGCTGGCGCTCGACCCGGCAGAGACGGGCGCCGCCCGCGACGGCGAGATCAAGCCGTCAAGCGAGTGGAAGCTGCACCACCGCGCCTACCTCGCACGCCCCGACATCACCTGCGTGCTGCACCTGCACCCCCGCACCGCGGTCGTGATGGCGAGCCTGAATAAGCCCGTGCGCATGCTGACCCTCGACCACGCCTACTACCTGGGATCGATCGGGGTCACCCCGTTCTTCCACAACGGCACCGAAGAGCTGGCCAACACCGCGGCCGATGCGCTGCGCGAGCACAACTGCGTCATCATGCAGCACCACGGCTGCTCGGTCGTCGCCGACTCGGTCGACATGGCATACCGTCGCGCGCTCAACCTCGAGGATGCGGCGCAGGCCTCAGCCCTTGCTTTGCAGCTCGGCGACACCGATACGGTGTTCCCCGATACGGGCGCGGCGCACGCGTAA
- a CDS encoding NUDIX hydrolase: MQSLTADDALRDLRVFVDRGVAIKFPPQGPFSDRPVRRSAVLILFGALDRAPAELPASPRIAPELDVLLTRRASRMRHHAGQIAFPGGGIDPEDHDARAAALREAHEETGLDPAGVEILGGLPEIPLPISNNLVTPVLGWWHSPSEITADHTESVDVFRAPVAELLDPAARGTSVLSRGPRSYRGAAFELAPRLGGHTVWGFTGVLLSNLFDELGWASPWDTSHEIPVEP, from the coding sequence ATGCAGAGCCTCACCGCTGATGATGCGCTGCGCGATCTGCGCGTGTTTGTTGATCGTGGCGTGGCCATCAAGTTTCCGCCCCAGGGCCCGTTTAGCGATCGCCCGGTGCGCCGCTCGGCGGTGCTGATTCTGTTTGGTGCGCTCGATCGCGCGCCCGCCGAGCTCCCGGCGTCACCTCGCATCGCGCCCGAGCTTGATGTGTTGCTGACGCGTCGCGCGAGCCGCATGCGCCATCACGCCGGCCAAATCGCCTTTCCTGGCGGCGGCATCGACCCCGAAGATCACGATGCCCGCGCCGCCGCGCTGCGCGAGGCTCACGAAGAGACCGGGCTCGACCCCGCGGGCGTTGAAATCTTGGGTGGGCTGCCCGAGATTCCACTGCCCATCAGCAATAATCTGGTCACCCCGGTGCTCGGCTGGTGGCACTCCCCCAGCGAGATCACCGCAGACCACACCGAGTCGGTCGACGTGTTTCGCGCACCGGTGGCCGAGCTTCTCGACCCCGCGGCACGCGGCACCTCGGTGCTCAGCCGAGGCCCCAGGTCATACCGGGGTGCCGCGTTCGAGCTCGCGCCGAGGCTCGGCGGTCACACCGTGTGGGGGTTCACCGGGGTGCTGCTGTCAAACCTGTTCGACGAGCTCGGGTGGGCGTCGCCGTGGGACACCTCACACGAGATTCCGGTCGAACCGTAA
- a CDS encoding acyl-CoA carboxylase subunit beta, translating to MTGDNIDLATTAGRIADHRQKYQEAVGDRDAAAAEKQHARGKLTARERIAALLDPGSFVELDKYVKHRTHGFGMENSRPVGDAVVIGAGTIHGRQVVVYSQDFTTFGGSLGEVAGEKIVKAMQFALKTGAPILGILDSGGARIQEGVVALSKYASIFKLNTMCSGVIPQISLIMGPSAGGAVYSPALTDFVIMVDKTSHMFVTGPDVIKTVTGEDVGFEELGGALTHNQKSGVSHYLASDEHDALDYARTLVSYLPDNNLAESPVYDSETALEITDLDRKLNTLIPDSANQPYDMKTVVEAILDGGDFLEVQPLFAPNMLIGFGRVEGRSVGIVANQPNQMAGTLNIDASEKAARFVRFCDAFSIPIITLVDVPGYLPGTDQELQGVIRRGAKLLYAYAEATVPLVTIITRKAYGGAYIVMGSKQMGADVNIAWPTAEIAVMGGSGAVNILYRKELKAAAEAGQDVEALRAELTAKYTADVTSPFLAAERGEIDNVLEPAGTRLAVVKALRGLRGKRVELPTKKHGNIPL from the coding sequence GTGACTGGAGACAACATCGACCTCGCTACGACCGCAGGTCGTATTGCCGACCACCGCCAGAAGTATCAGGAGGCTGTGGGCGACCGCGACGCTGCCGCTGCCGAAAAGCAGCACGCGCGCGGCAAGCTGACCGCCCGCGAGCGCATCGCCGCCCTGCTTGATCCGGGTTCATTCGTCGAACTCGACAAGTATGTGAAGCACCGCACCCACGGCTTCGGCATGGAAAACTCGCGCCCCGTGGGCGACGCCGTCGTGATTGGCGCGGGCACGATCCACGGCCGTCAGGTCGTCGTGTACTCGCAAGACTTCACCACGTTTGGCGGCTCGCTCGGCGAGGTTGCCGGCGAGAAGATCGTGAAGGCGATGCAGTTCGCGCTGAAGACCGGTGCACCGATCCTCGGCATCCTCGATTCGGGCGGAGCTCGCATTCAAGAGGGCGTCGTTGCGCTCTCGAAGTACGCCAGCATCTTCAAGCTCAACACGATGTGCTCGGGTGTTATCCCGCAGATCTCACTCATCATGGGCCCGTCGGCTGGCGGCGCGGTGTACTCACCCGCCCTCACCGACTTCGTCATCATGGTCGACAAGACGAGCCACATGTTCGTCACCGGCCCCGACGTCATCAAGACCGTCACCGGCGAAGACGTCGGCTTTGAAGAGCTCGGCGGCGCGCTGACGCACAACCAGAAGAGCGGCGTCTCGCACTACCTCGCGAGCGACGAGCACGATGCGCTCGATTACGCACGCACCCTCGTCAGCTACCTGCCCGACAACAACCTGGCAGAAAGCCCCGTCTACGACTCTGAGACCGCGCTTGAGATCACCGATCTCGACCGCAAGCTCAACACCCTGATTCCCGACAGCGCGAACCAGCCCTACGACATGAAGACCGTGGTCGAGGCCATCCTCGACGGCGGCGACTTCCTCGAGGTGCAGCCGCTGTTCGCCCCCAATATGCTCATCGGTTTCGGCCGCGTCGAGGGCCGCTCGGTCGGTATCGTCGCGAACCAGCCCAACCAGATGGCGGGCACCCTGAACATCGACGCGAGCGAGAAGGCGGCACGTTTCGTGCGCTTCTGCGACGCGTTCTCGATTCCGATCATCACGCTCGTTGACGTGCCCGGCTACCTGCCCGGCACCGATCAAGAGCTGCAGGGCGTCATTCGCCGCGGCGCGAAGCTGCTCTACGCCTACGCCGAGGCGACCGTGCCGCTCGTCACGATCATCACGCGCAAGGCGTACGGCGGAGCCTACATTGTGATGGGTTCGAAGCAGATGGGCGCCGACGTCAACATCGCGTGGCCCACCGCCGAGATCGCCGTCATGGGCGGCTCTGGCGCCGTCAACATCTTGTATCGCAAGGAGCTGAAGGCCGCGGCCGAGGCTGGGCAGGATGTTGAGGCGCTGCGTGCCGAGCTCACCGCGAAGTACACCGCTGACGTCACGAGCCCGTTCCTCGCGGCTGAGCGCGGCGAGATCGACAACGTGCTTGAGCCCGCAGGCACCCGCCTCGCGGTGGTCAAGGCGCTGCGCGGTCTGCGCGGCAAGCGCGTCGAGCTGCCCACCAAGAAGCACGGCAACATTCCGCTGTAA
- a CDS encoding biotin--[acetyl-CoA-carboxylase] ligase — MELKRTRELLPEVFWREEATSTNAELRELAQERAREGTPLPHGTVLATANQTAGRGRLDRQWLTPPGTAIAMSVFVRGFGAKSGSAQSTGWGELGPAWLPLIVGSAVQAALQPLFTAVCDGESDGQGEDLLGFEQREVLRVGVKWPNDVHVRNEDDAMEGRPGKKLCGILCELLPDGTAIVGAGVNLLIPEWELPTDRATSLLAAGAAVTDAESFDDPAGAELADRVLAGIAGELLKLTELAAVHPEAVRNRVLRNSLTIGTEVRVHLPGGQLIDGRARSLAEDGSLIVDLPTGGELTVSAGDVEHLR, encoded by the coding sequence GTGGAACTGAAGCGAACGCGCGAACTGCTGCCTGAGGTGTTCTGGCGTGAGGAAGCGACCTCAACCAATGCCGAACTGCGAGAGCTGGCGCAGGAGCGCGCCCGCGAGGGCACCCCGCTGCCGCACGGCACCGTGCTGGCGACGGCGAACCAGACCGCGGGGCGCGGTCGGCTCGACCGGCAATGGCTCACCCCGCCCGGCACCGCGATCGCCATGTCGGTGTTCGTGCGCGGGTTCGGTGCGAAGTCGGGCAGCGCGCAGTCGACCGGTTGGGGCGAGCTCGGGCCCGCCTGGCTGCCCCTCATCGTGGGCTCTGCTGTGCAGGCCGCGCTGCAGCCCCTCTTTACCGCCGTGTGCGATGGCGAATCTGACGGCCAGGGCGAAGACCTGCTGGGGTTTGAACAGCGCGAGGTGTTGCGCGTGGGCGTGAAATGGCCCAACGATGTGCACGTGCGCAATGAAGACGACGCGATGGAGGGCCGCCCCGGTAAAAAGCTGTGCGGCATTCTGTGCGAGCTGCTGCCCGACGGCACCGCCATCGTGGGCGCGGGCGTCAACCTGCTGATTCCCGAGTGGGAGCTGCCAACCGACCGTGCGACGTCGCTGCTCGCCGCGGGGGCGGCCGTGACAGACGCCGAGTCCTTTGACGACCCCGCGGGCGCCGAGCTCGCCGACCGTGTGTTGGCTGGCATCGCGGGGGAGCTGCTGAAACTCACTGAGCTCGCTGCGGTGCACCCGGAGGCCGTGCGCAACCGGGTACTGCGCAACTCGCTCACCATCGGCACCGAGGTGCGGGTGCACCTGCCCGGCGGTCAGCTCATCGACGGCCGGGCACGCTCGCTCGCCGAAGATGGTTCGCTGATTGTCGATCTGCCCACGGGCGGCGAACTCACGGTGTCTGCCGGCGACGTGGAGCACCTGCGGTAA
- a CDS encoding SDR family oxidoreductase: MTPVILLTGGMSAAGVAVAEELLGRGIAVVIVSQSAASAAPVSVNALTATHFSADLTDGKEVTQLSADIARLGLEVIGLVHLVGGWAGGKGITGQSDEKYDLLAASFHSLRNVSREFHDGLLKTASPRVITVSSPIARRPTPSSANYAAVKAASEAWTLALDPALRTADDPGGASIIITDSLSGREASFARLVADTLAAPVSRVAGKHILHV, from the coding sequence ATGACACCAGTCATTCTTCTCACCGGAGGGATGAGCGCTGCCGGTGTTGCCGTGGCCGAGGAGCTCCTTGGCCGCGGCATTGCCGTCGTCATCGTCAGCCAGTCCGCAGCGAGCGCTGCTCCAGTTTCAGTCAATGCGTTGACCGCGACGCACTTCTCTGCCGATCTCACCGACGGCAAGGAAGTCACGCAGCTGAGCGCTGATATCGCGCGACTCGGTCTCGAGGTAATTGGATTGGTACATCTCGTCGGTGGCTGGGCAGGCGGCAAGGGCATCACAGGCCAGAGCGATGAGAAATACGATCTACTCGCAGCTTCTTTCCATTCGCTACGTAACGTCTCGCGAGAGTTTCATGATGGGCTACTCAAGACGGCTTCGCCACGTGTTATTACGGTGAGCTCACCGATCGCGCGGCGCCCCACCCCCAGCAGTGCCAACTACGCGGCGGTTAAGGCCGCTTCAGAGGCGTGGACGCTCGCGCTTGATCCGGCCCTTCGCACCGCGGACGACCCCGGGGGCGCCAGCATCATCATCACGGATTCACTCAGTGGCCGAGAGGCTTCATTCGCCAGACTTGTCGCAGATACGCTCGCAGCCCCGGTGTCTCGCGTTGCCGGGAAGCATATTCTGCACGTTTAG
- a CDS encoding acyl-CoA dehydrogenase family protein — protein MTETSATQPRLAQVVQQYEQMILDAETIIENERRVPTEITDALYDCGMYRAFLPKELGGLDVHPNEWLEAVEEISRMNGSVGWLCMLHTGSTWAKPEAMKEILKTERWITAGNVGRASGIARKVDGGYMIKGKWPFCSGSPEATFLYGRSVLHDENGEPMISPRDGLPYYISGYVPAKDVQVHNDWDGLGLRGTGSGNITIEEVFVPTEMVNETGIWTHNYDSPLMRANFNLSAHAAHALGLAVAALEEFKKSTRMRARPGSFRQARLGKEQSNAIAVGKADAKIRSARLFMRDIIGKAYESAKTNVHIDYELRVLMHEVNVHVVAESRQVVEMIFKEVGAVGTVRGLRIERIFRDMMTASQHAIVVEASFDRAGQYWLSKDLEEGPQLDVEFGYVRPPHPQNRHLYEKPAA, from the coding sequence ATGACCGAAACTTCGGCCACTCAACCCCGCCTCGCACAGGTGGTGCAGCAGTACGAACAGATGATCCTCGACGCTGAGACGATCATTGAGAACGAACGACGAGTACCCACCGAGATCACCGACGCTCTCTATGACTGCGGCATGTATCGCGCGTTCCTACCCAAGGAACTCGGCGGGCTCGATGTACACCCCAACGAATGGCTCGAGGCCGTCGAAGAGATCTCGCGCATGAATGGCTCAGTTGGTTGGCTCTGCATGCTGCACACTGGCTCAACCTGGGCCAAACCCGAAGCCATGAAGGAAATTCTCAAGACCGAGCGTTGGATCACCGCAGGCAACGTCGGTCGCGCAAGCGGTATTGCACGCAAAGTCGACGGCGGTTACATGATCAAGGGCAAATGGCCCTTCTGCTCTGGTTCCCCCGAAGCCACATTCCTGTACGGCCGTTCCGTGCTGCACGATGAAAATGGCGAACCGATGATCAGCCCCCGTGACGGCCTGCCCTACTACATCTCGGGGTATGTACCTGCTAAAGACGTCCAGGTACACAACGACTGGGATGGCCTCGGCCTGCGCGGTACTGGTAGTGGCAACATCACCATCGAAGAAGTCTTCGTACCTACCGAGATGGTCAATGAAACTGGCATCTGGACGCATAACTATGACTCCCCGCTGATGCGCGCGAACTTCAACCTCTCGGCGCACGCAGCCCACGCGCTCGGCCTCGCGGTCGCTGCGCTCGAAGAATTCAAGAAGTCCACCCGCATGCGCGCCCGTCCTGGCTCCTTTCGCCAAGCACGCCTGGGTAAAGAGCAAAGCAACGCCATCGCCGTCGGCAAGGCAGACGCCAAGATTCGCTCAGCGCGACTCTTCATGCGTGACATCATCGGCAAGGCCTACGAGTCCGCAAAAACGAACGTGCACATTGATTACGAACTACGAGTACTCATGCACGAGGTAAATGTTCATGTGGTGGCTGAATCGCGCCAGGTCGTCGAGATGATCTTCAAGGAGGTCGGTGCAGTCGGCACCGTCAGAGGTCTTCGTATTGAGCGAATCTTCCGCGACATGATGACCGCTTCACAGCACGCAATTGTTGTGGAGGCTTCATTTGACCGCGCTGGTCAGTACTGGCTTTCGAAGGATCTCGAGGAAGGTCCTCAGCTTGACGTCGAGTTTGGCTACGTGCGCCCGCCGCACCCGCAGAATCGTCACCTATACGAAAAGCCTGCCGCGTAA
- a CDS encoding S10 family peptidase gives MAEVSVMGLPIRTILILACHYANLYYSEYRHEVNHKARILRKIIQLNIVIMIKASHLVRCGSCASAPRSMRIGRRVMEQATAAGPTGIDVEGNLVETETRVRQTHRAGDPFEYDATAGTLVVRENDGAPIASMFYTAYEVPAEGSDRPVTFLFNGGPGSASLWLNIGGFGPRRAPTQTPAATPPAPYVWGDNPHTLLPESDLVFIDAVGTGFSRFAPGVDPARGWGVDEDIDLFARAVTRYLSKTGSWNRPRFLFGESYGTTRAAGLVQRLQNQGIDFNGVVLLSTVLNRSTAFDAGDHFYVNLLPSYAATARFHGKAQFADLDDEAFLAEARTYALGAYSSALLAGDRLSSDEMQEHAQRLSSFIGIDADELARQRLRPEMEWFREALLRDEERKVGRFDARFSADNGYIIGTGQHDPATDDAATAAVNSAHLAAYREHLAKDIGFNPELPYLPLNNMQVSGAWNWAHKAPGINAPLLVPDLGYDLASAMRRNEALQVLVMGGIYDLATPFFHAENDVARMFLTPSVRANISFSWHESGHMTFVDELAITKMRGELTEFYRSAVQGK, from the coding sequence GTGGCCGAAGTTTCGGTCATGGGACTTCCAATCCGTACTATATTGATACTCGCATGCCATTATGCGAATCTTTATTATTCAGAGTATAGACACGAAGTGAATCATAAAGCCAGAATTCTGCGCAAAATTATTCAATTGAATATAGTTATTATGATTAAGGCATCTCACCTCGTGAGGTGCGGCTCGTGCGCGAGCGCCCCAAGATCAATGCGGATCGGAAGAAGAGTTATGGAACAGGCGACGGCAGCAGGGCCCACCGGCATCGATGTCGAGGGCAACCTGGTTGAAACTGAAACGCGTGTGCGCCAGACGCATCGCGCTGGTGACCCTTTTGAATATGACGCCACGGCGGGAACTCTGGTTGTGCGTGAGAACGATGGCGCTCCCATCGCGAGTATGTTTTACACCGCATATGAGGTCCCAGCCGAGGGTTCAGATCGCCCTGTCACCTTCCTTTTCAATGGCGGCCCCGGCTCGGCGAGTCTGTGGTTGAACATCGGCGGCTTTGGCCCGCGGCGCGCACCGACTCAGACGCCCGCTGCTACCCCGCCGGCGCCATACGTCTGGGGCGATAACCCCCACACGTTGCTGCCCGAGTCTGATCTGGTTTTTATCGATGCGGTGGGCACGGGTTTCTCGCGCTTCGCGCCTGGTGTTGACCCGGCACGGGGCTGGGGCGTTGATGAAGATATTGACCTTTTCGCGCGCGCAGTAACCCGTTATCTATCCAAGACCGGATCGTGGAACCGCCCGCGGTTTCTTTTCGGGGAGTCTTACGGCACAACTCGTGCCGCTGGGCTCGTGCAACGGCTGCAGAATCAGGGCATCGACTTCAATGGCGTTGTGCTGCTGTCGACCGTGCTCAACCGCAGCACTGCATTCGATGCGGGCGATCACTTCTATGTCAATCTGCTGCCCAGCTACGCTGCCACTGCGCGCTTCCATGGAAAAGCGCAGTTCGCGGACCTCGATGACGAAGCATTCCTCGCTGAAGCCCGCACGTATGCGCTTGGCGCATACAGCTCGGCACTGCTAGCCGGCGATCGGCTCTCGAGCGATGAGATGCAAGAACACGCGCAGCGGCTCTCAAGCTTCATTGGCATCGATGCCGATGAGCTTGCGCGCCAGCGGCTGCGGCCCGAGATGGAGTGGTTCCGCGAAGCGTTGTTGCGTGACGAGGAACGTAAGGTTGGCCGCTTCGATGCCCGTTTCTCGGCAGATAACGGTTACATTATTGGCACGGGTCAGCATGATCCTGCGACCGATGATGCGGCCACGGCTGCGGTAAACAGTGCACACCTCGCTGCCTATCGCGAACACCTTGCGAAAGATATTGGCTTTAATCCCGAGCTGCCGTACTTGCCCCTGAATAATATGCAGGTAAGTGGTGCCTGGAACTGGGCGCACAAGGCCCCGGGTATTAACGCCCCGCTGTTGGTGCCGGATCTTGGGTATGACCTTGCCTCCGCAATGCGCCGAAATGAAGCGTTGCAGGTGCTCGTAATGGGTGGCATATACGATCTAGCTACCCCGTTCTTCCATGCGGAGAATGACGTTGCGCGGATGTTCTTGACGCCCAGCGTGCGCGCTAATATCTCGTTCTCGTGGCATGAATCAGGTCACATGACCTTCGTAGATGAGCTAGCCATCACCAAGATGCGCGGCGAGCTCACTGAGTTCTATCGCAGCGCGGTGCAAGGTAAGTAG
- a CDS encoding FadR/GntR family transcriptional regulator: MSKFASGSGVPASRALADTLVDVLEQEIREGDLQPGYFVGTKRELLDRFNVAPATLGEAIRVLRNRGVISVKPGPGGGIFLAEQSPIMRLGHELIQLRAEDSTVDECLRITDSLDQVILSDAVIHRTAKDVKDLEKLIAELERVWEDSDLAQPLNWQLHKRIAQISPNKILSMVYTNVVDFILTNLDGLPKAEGFSATSEERLAVHRQLVDAIVNRDLDAALAAVRDHQTVLSSK; the protein is encoded by the coding sequence GTGAGTAAGTTCGCATCGGGCAGCGGGGTTCCCGCCTCGCGCGCGCTCGCAGATACCCTGGTTGATGTGCTCGAACAAGAGATTCGAGAGGGTGACCTGCAGCCCGGCTATTTTGTGGGTACCAAGCGTGAATTGCTGGACCGATTCAATGTCGCGCCGGCCACACTGGGCGAAGCAATTCGGGTTTTGCGTAACCGCGGTGTTATTTCTGTGAAGCCCGGCCCGGGCGGCGGTATTTTCCTCGCCGAGCAGTCACCCATTATGCGGCTCGGACACGAGCTGATTCAACTGCGCGCTGAGGACTCCACCGTTGATGAATGTCTGCGCATTACTGACTCCTTGGACCAGGTGATTCTGTCTGACGCAGTTATCCACCGCACGGCGAAAGACGTCAAAGATCTGGAAAAGCTCATCGCAGAGCTTGAGCGGGTGTGGGAAGACTCTGACCTTGCGCAGCCGTTGAATTGGCAGCTGCACAAACGTATTGCCCAGATCTCACCCAACAAGATTCTCAGCATGGTGTACACGAACGTCGTTGACTTTATTCTGACGAACCTTGATGGTCTGCCTAAAGCTGAAGGGTTTTCGGCAACCTCTGAAGAGAGACTGGCAGTGCATCGTCAGTTGGTTGATGCCATTGTGAACCGAGACCTGGATGCCGCGCTCGCTGCAGTGCGCGATCACCAGACGGTGCTTTCGAGCAAGTGA
- a CDS encoding helix-turn-helix domain-containing protein → MSRAIDLLYLLAEHEAGMSITELARELSTQRPPLYRIVGSLMERGLVHRTSTGKYVLGAGLIELARPLERTLDELVAGPLQRAANASGAGAVLVLDTADGLVAAVSKSPETVQMHLVTPVGHRFSEGPIAPRLAIDSVNHPERAELAEIRDRGYATSSGQAFAGSWAAAFSVTLPDQYGVACVMLATMHPEDEDRLITVGNAAVAEIAKFCGRA, encoded by the coding sequence GTGTCTCGTGCGATTGACCTGTTGTATCTGCTCGCTGAGCATGAGGCCGGCATGTCGATTACTGAACTAGCTCGAGAGCTCAGCACGCAGCGGCCACCGTTGTACCGCATCGTCGGCAGTTTGATGGAGCGAGGGCTGGTTCACCGCACGTCTACGGGGAAATATGTGTTGGGGGCTGGGCTGATTGAACTCGCTCGCCCACTAGAGCGCACCCTTGACGAGCTCGTTGCGGGCCCGCTGCAACGCGCTGCTAATGCCTCGGGTGCAGGTGCGGTGCTCGTGCTCGACACTGCCGACGGTCTTGTCGCAGCGGTGAGTAAGTCACCTGAAACCGTGCAAATGCATCTCGTCACCCCTGTGGGTCACCGTTTCAGTGAGGGGCCGATCGCACCTCGGCTTGCTATTGACAGCGTGAATCACCCTGAACGGGCAGAGCTTGCGGAGATTCGGGACCGCGGATACGCGACGAGCTCTGGACAAGCGTTTGCAGGCTCGTGGGCTGCGGCTTTCTCGGTGACGCTGCCCGACCAATACGGGGTCGCCTGCGTAATGCTTGCGACGATGCATCCCGAAGACGAAGACCGGTTAATCACCGTGGGCAATGCTGCCGTCGCTGAGATTGCAAAGTTCTGCGGGCGAGCTTAA
- a CDS encoding histidinol-phosphate transaminase has translation MTGLSIREDLAAIPEYRQGKSASADLSDLETYKISSNENPYTPLPSVQTLIAELAGTVNRYPDSSGAALVGALSEQHGVATENIVLGSGSIEIMSQLIRATAGPGDEVLFAWRSFEAYPMLVRAGGAEPVMVPLDADLCHDLDAMLAAITDRTRLILVCNPNNPTGTTVSAEALERFLEQVPENITVVIDEAYQHFNRQEDAPVGVEIFKRRSNIAVAHTFSKAYGLAGLRVGYAIAPAPLARAMRAVAIPFGVTAFAQAAAVLSLEVEDELQVRVDALIAERERVVEALALAGVSHPETQANFVWLPLGEATPEAATLLEQAGLIVRPFPGEGLRATIAETEANDRLIAFAKSLQRN, from the coding sequence ATGACTGGCCTCAGCATTCGCGAAGATCTCGCAGCCATCCCCGAGTACCGTCAGGGCAAATCAGCCTCAGCAGATCTCTCCGACCTCGAGACCTATAAGATCTCGTCTAATGAAAACCCGTACACGCCGCTGCCTTCAGTGCAGACGCTCATCGCTGAGCTTGCAGGGACCGTGAACCGTTACCCCGACTCCTCAGGGGCAGCTCTCGTTGGTGCGCTCTCTGAGCAGCATGGCGTAGCCACCGAAAATATCGTGCTGGGCAGCGGCTCCATTGAAATCATGTCTCAACTCATCCGCGCCACCGCCGGCCCCGGTGACGAGGTCCTGTTTGCCTGGCGCTCATTCGAGGCCTACCCCATGCTGGTGCGTGCCGGTGGAGCCGAGCCTGTCATGGTGCCCCTCGATGCCGACCTATGCCACGACTTAGACGCAATGCTCGCGGCGATAACTGACCGTACGCGTCTCATTCTCGTTTGCAACCCCAACAACCCGACAGGCACCACGGTGAGTGCCGAAGCCCTCGAACGCTTCTTGGAGCAGGTGCCCGAGAACATTACCGTCGTCATCGATGAGGCCTACCAGCATTTCAACCGCCAGGAAGATGCCCCTGTTGGCGTCGAGATCTTCAAGCGGCGTTCTAACATCGCGGTGGCACACACCTTCTCAAAGGCATACGGCCTCGCTGGCCTGCGCGTGGGCTACGCCATCGCCCCTGCGCCACTCGCCCGAGCCATGCGCGCGGTCGCTATTCCCTTCGGCGTAACCGCCTTCGCCCAAGCAGCCGCAGTGCTCTCGCTCGAGGTAGAGGATGAGCTGCAGGTACGCGTTGACGCGCTCATCGCCGAACGCGAGCGCGTCGTTGAGGCCCTCGCGTTGGCTGGCGTTTCGCACCCTGAAACGCAGGCAAACTTTGTCTGGCTGCCCCTCGGAGAAGCTACGCCAGAAGCCGCTACATTGCTCGAGCAGGCAGGGCTCATCGTACGGCCGTTCCCCGGCGAAGGACTCCGGGCCACCATCGCCGAAACGGAAGCAAACGATCGCCTCATCGCGTTCGCCAAGTCACTGCAGCGTAACTAG